Below is a window of Thermotoga sp. DNA.
AAGACCATTCAGGACCTGATCAACGAAAGAATTGCCGTTGGAAAGGTCGTCAACACGCATGGACTGAGAGGAGAGGTCAAGTTCTTCCCTTACACGAATTCGGAAGATATAGTGAAGAACCTCTCCGATGTCGTGCTCTACAACAAAGAAAAAAAGGTCTTCTACAATCTTTCCGTTAAGTCCGTGAGAAAGATGAACAAGCTCTTCCTCATCAAATTCGAAGCAATCGACACAGTGGAAGCGGCAGAGAAGATAAAGGGATGTGAAGTTTTCATAAAGTACGAAGAACTTCCTCCCCTTCAGAAGGACGAATATTACTTCTACGAGATACTGGGATGTGAAGTTTTCTACGAGTCGGGCGAGAGTGTTGGAAAGGTCGTCGACATAATCGAGACGGGGTCGAACGACGTTCTGGTGGTCAGGAAGAAAAACAAAGAAACGCTAATCCCCATGATAAAGGACTGTATCGTTGAAATCAGGAAATTCGAAAAAAAGATCGTGGCGAAGGAACTGGAGTGGATTTAATGAGGATCACCATGGTAACCATATTTCCAGAAATGGTCGAGGTTGTGAAAAAGTACGGCGTCATCGCCCGCGCGGTTGAAAAGGGAATCGTGGAAATAAATGTGGAAAACCTGAGAGACTACACCACCGACAGACACAGAACGGTGGACGATTATCAATACGGTGGCGGATACGGTATGGTCATGAAACCAGAGCCGTTCTTCAGGTTCTATGAAAGATACGTTGAGAAACACGGGAAGCCACACGTGATTTTGACGAGTCCTCAGGGTAGAATTTTCAACTACAAGATAGCGGAAGAACTTTCAAAGAAAAGTGACATTGTGATATTCTGCGGCAGATACGAAGGAATAGACGAGAGGGTAATGAACATAGTCGATGACGAGATATCCATAGGGGACTACATCCTCACCGGCGGGGAACTTCCGGCGATGGTGATAACGGATGCTGTTGTGAGACTTGTATCTGGTGTTGTGGAGAGGGAGTCCGTTGAGAGGGAATCGTTCCACCAAGGGCTGCTGGACCATCCCGTCTACACCAGACCGTACGAGTACAGAGGTATGAAGGTTCCCGATGTGTTGCTCTCCGGAGATCACCAAAAAGTGGAGCTCTGGAGGAGGAAAGAAAGTATCAAAAAAACTATCATGAAAAGGCCAGATCTTTTTCTGGCGAAAGAACTGGACGAGCTCGATAAATTGGCTATAATAGAGTTGTTCAAGGAGCTGATGGAAAAGTGCTAGAAAGAGTCTACGTGGCTCTCATCCATTATCCCATAAAAGGAAAGGACGGAAGCATCATATCAACAGCCGTTACAAACCTCGACGTTCACGACATCGCCCGAACCGCTCGAACCTATAACCTGAAGGGATACTACATAGTCACCAACCTCAAGGCTCAACAGGACATGGTTGTCAAGATGCTCAAGTTCTGGAGAGAAGGTTTTGGAAGTCGATACAATCCGTCCCGAGCTGAGTCCTTAAAGCTGGTGAAATTGAAATCTTATCTGGAAGATGTTCTGGAAGACATAGAAGAGATCGAAGGGGAAAGACCACTGATATTTTTTACTTCCGCAAAGAAGCGGGAAAACGACATATCTTTCGAGGAAGGAAAAAGAATAATAGTGGAGACGAAAAGTCCAGCTCTCATACTCCTTGGTACAGGGTGGGGACTCCCTGACGAGATCCTTGCGATCTCAGATTATGTTCTTGAACCTGTGAGGGCGAGATCGGATTTCAACCATCTGTCCGTCAGGGCGGCAGCGGCCATAATGATCGATAGACTGATAGGAGAAAATTACGCGAGGAGGGATTGAAAGATGAGCATGGATCACCTTGTGAGAATCATCGAAAAGAAATACGAAAAGAAGGAAATCCCGGATTTCAGACCGGGTGACACGGTGAGAGTGCATGTGAAGGTGATCGAAGGTGACAGAGAGCGAACACAGGTGTTCGAAGGGATTGTGATTGCCAAAAGGGGATCTGGAATAAACAAAACGTTCAC
It encodes the following:
- the rimM gene encoding ribosome maturation factor RimM (Essential for efficient processing of 16S rRNA); the encoded protein is MIKTIQDLINERIAVGKVVNTHGLRGEVKFFPYTNSEDIVKNLSDVVLYNKEKKVFYNLSVKSVRKMNKLFLIKFEAIDTVEAAEKIKGCEVFIKYEELPPLQKDEYYFYEILGCEVFYESGESVGKVVDIIETGSNDVLVVRKKNKETLIPMIKDCIVEIRKFEKKIVAKELEWI
- the trmD gene encoding tRNA (guanosine(37)-N1)-methyltransferase TrmD, with product MRITMVTIFPEMVEVVKKYGVIARAVEKGIVEINVENLRDYTTDRHRTVDDYQYGGGYGMVMKPEPFFRFYERYVEKHGKPHVILTSPQGRIFNYKIAEELSKKSDIVIFCGRYEGIDERVMNIVDDEISIGDYILTGGELPAMVITDAVVRLVSGVVERESVERESFHQGLLDHPVYTRPYEYRGMKVPDVLLSGDHQKVELWRRKESIKKTIMKRPDLFLAKELDELDKLAIIELFKELMEKC
- a CDS encoding RNA methyltransferase encodes the protein MLERVYVALIHYPIKGKDGSIISTAVTNLDVHDIARTARTYNLKGYYIVTNLKAQQDMVVKMLKFWREGFGSRYNPSRAESLKLVKLKSYLEDVLEDIEEIEGERPLIFFTSAKKRENDISFEEGKRIIVETKSPALILLGTGWGLPDEILAISDYVLEPVRARSDFNHLSVRAAAAIMIDRLIGENYARRD
- the rplS gene encoding 50S ribosomal protein L19; the encoded protein is MDHLVRIIEKKYEKKEIPDFRPGDTVRVHVKVIEGDRERTQVFEGIVIAKRGSGINKTFTVRRIGSHGVGVERIFPLHSPVVEKIEVVRKGKVRRAKLYYLRDVKGKIRIKERRD